The DNA sequence ACACTGGGAATTCGTGCTGTGTAGCTTTTTGCAAACTTCTGGCATTTCTCTCTTCCTAGCTGTGTTTTCCAGGCTCCAGGTCTCCACTACACGGGTGGTGTTTACCAGCTTCATTCCTGGAcatttaaatttgcatttcctTGGACTAAAATGTAGTTTGGATGGACCCAACTAACCAGTTGACCTAGTTGCGCTCTCTCATTATCCTGTCCTCATTCTTGTTCTCTCCTCACCAACCTTTACGTCACCCACCAACGTTTGCAGCTGGGAGCTCACGTTTGCTGCTCGTTGGTGAAATGCCGAAGGACGTGGGCACAGGGAGCACCTTGCTGTGCTGGTAACTCTTCATCGACAGCTCCTGCTGTCAGCGAGCGATCCCTTAAACGCTTCACTGCAAACTGTATTAGTAGTGCCCGGCATCCGTCTGGGTATTTTACATGCTGGAGATCAAAGAGCTCCCGGCAATGTTGGAACTGTGTGGTTGCCTTTAGCAAACTCAGTCTGAAGAATGTTCTCAAGGTCTGTTTTTGATGAAGCCTTGGTGATGGGCACTGAGTATTTTGCTGGTTTCTATCAGTTGAATCCCATGTCGTTTCCTTGCTGGAAGTGAGGTCAGGCTGTGTTGGTTGGGGATATCGGCCAGGGTTATGCTGGATCTCCAGGGGTGACCATGTTGGCATTGAGGCATTATGGCACAGGCCAAGCGTGCAGGCACCCTCTCCCCAGGAACCTGGACCAAAAACATATGGATATTCACTCAGATCAAACACACAGTGCTCTCCGGGCTTTTAATTTAGTGCCTTACTGTGCAAACTTTCTGAATCAATAAGTGGAAAACCCAGGGTCATAAAAAAGAGCTAATATGCATTTCTCAAGTACaaaacaacttcatttttccttttccttgggTTTGTGggctaaaaagaaaagagtagatgcaatattttaattaataatgaGGGAAATAAATACTAAAGACAAACCAGCTTTAAAATTTACACATGGGATTGAAAAATCGCTTTCATCAAGGATTCATCTTAATTTATTGCTGGCCTGGACAATGCTTGATAATACAGTTATATAGAATATATACACTTTACAAAGTTTTATACAGTATATATACTTTATAATACAATTATAAGCAGGTTACAAACCTAAATGCCCATCAGAAGTCTTACACTCTTGCAGAAAGGGGTAAATTTTGCTCCATGCTCTTTGAGCCAGTTCCCTGGGACTCTCTGCAGATGAAGCCTTTGCTGGAAGATGATGTCTCGTCCGTGGGGCTTTGTGCTGGGATACAGATGTCCGTGAAACATGAGGAGGTTGGGGAAAGGCAGTAATGACCAgagggctgaaaaaaaaatgacctaTGAGAACAAAAATGGAAGGAAtttggtttgtttaaaaaaagacaagactgaCATAGTAACAGTTTTCCAATAAAGAAAAGGTTGTTGCGGGGTGTAAGAGCGATCGTCCTCCGTAACCACCGAGGAGGGAGAAATTGGCTTCAGTCCTGGCACAGAGCACGAGGAAGCACCCGGGCTGGAGGTGTCGTacggggccggggcagcctgGGGAGCCACATCACAGGATATTTCTAAGGCAAAGTCAGACAGAAGTTGCCAAGCTTGGCTGTCTCTGCGGAGTCTCAAGCCGCAGGGCTCCGTCCCTGGTTCACAGTGGAGATAGTTAGCATACATTGCAAGTAAGAtagttttttttccagccagcGTTGCAGCAGACCCTTTCCCCGATAAGCAGCAATGAAGCAGTGCAAGGATTCCTCATTGGATGCAGGGGGGTGTCCGTGTTTGGGGTGTGCTGACGCAGCCACATGGAGAAAGGGAtatggggtgggttttttcccccttaatcTTTATAGCTTGGCTGatgatattttacattttaggcATCGCTTAGAATAAATTTTAAGTTACCGAACTTACATTGTGCAGTTTTTCTGTGCAGGCCAGTTTATTGGATGGGGCTGATGGCACTTGCGGGATGCGTTCCCAGCCCGTGGGATGCTGTTGACCTGCAGGTTCCTTTCCTTCATTCCGGAGGAGCGTGTGGGGGGCTGCGGTCCAGCGCGATGGGAATCCCTCGTCCTTGTTGAGCCACTCCTTTCCCTTACCTCAGTGTCTGTCCCACAGGGTACTTTCCCTATGAGAAACCTGGGGCTGCAACAAGCTTTCCTGAACCAGCCCTTGGGCCAAAACTTCCCCCGCTGGGGCCAGGGCcagcagaggaagagatgatGATGATGCACGCGGACCCCGTGCCCCGGCACTACCCCAGCGAGTACGTCCCAAGGACACGACTGCCACATGAGTACCCACGGAGGATTTCACACCATCCTGCCTCTGAGGGACAAGAGTGGCAATTGCCCGAGCTAACCCCAGCCTGTGGACAGGGAAAAAGGTGCGGACCCAGCCGGCTCAGCGGTGCCTTGGCTGGAAGCAAACCGGTAAGTGGTTTTGGGCGGAAGAGGCATGTGGTatgggatgctgctgcagagggatgGGCGTTTTGGGGACTGTGGGGTGTGGAAGGGCTCTCCTCGGTCCATGGGTGCGAAGAGGGAATTTCATACAGGTGTGGATGGCAAGAGCGAAGTTTAGAGGGTCGCGTAGAGAAATACCAAACTCACAGAAACGTTTCTAGTGGTCATTAAtccaccacatcttcaggaaaCTGTTGTAATGATTAATTGCTCTTAATCAAAAAGATTTAACGTCTTATTTGGTTGAATTCTAGCTTCAAATCCTAGTCATTAGGTCTTGTGTTACACTGTGATATGCAACTGGGCTTGTGTTTCCTTCGTATCAACTGAGAGTCCTGCTGCTGTCCTCCTCCCGAGAACAGAGCAGTCCTGGCACTTTTGGTTACGTGCCGGGTTTGTGACCCCTTAACTGCTCCCACCTGAATTTCCCACCATCGTTATCCCTTGTTGAAACACAGGCATTGGGATTTGCCTATGGAGTTGGATGCTGTTTGGCACGGCACAGCCCTTATCACTTGGGACCAACGTGTTTGAGCCCCTTATTTCTTCCGGAGCCGGAGACAGCGTTTGTCACGTTCCAGCCAGCCGGGACTCTGCAAATCCCCTGAAGGCAGAGATTAGAGATTTGATGTATCGAGTCAAAAGCTGGCTTGGACATAAATCCCAAGAAGGGGCATTCCTGCTCCTTGCTCTGAGAAACAGATTTGCGAAGGAGCTCAGCGCCCAAAGCTCCCCTTGTTCTCCCTGGGGGTTTTGCAAATCCTCTGCCTACAGAGAGCTTGTCTAGTAATTTGACTTTACCAGAAGTTCTTGGAGTAGCTCTTAGTGTAAAGCtgggaagaaatggaaatggcaGTTGCCATTCACAGGTTCTGGCAGTGATTTAAGCAATGCGGCCAAAAGAGGAAGTAGGTTTTACTGGAGTTGagtttatttctgcttttattttgagcCCGTAAAAACTGAAGGTGTGACTCTGCCAGGAGCGGCTGAAACCGCAGATGTGGAGCAAGACAATCGGTTACCAAAACTGGATGTACCAAATGCGATCCAACAGAAAGTCATTCCAGGTAAAAAAGAGGGAGGTCATGCGCAGCACGAGTCCACCTCAGAAGAAATCCTGTCACCCTTCTCCCCTGGGGAAACCTCAGAGACGTTGGCCGGTCGCTCGTTCGAACACTTTGCGATGGAAAATGCCCCTGCTCCTCTCCATGTAGGGGTATTTCCTTGGGATGCTGCCACCCCCGTGGATCTCACGCTGAGGGACACGTGCCCACGGGCAGGTGGAAGGGATGCAGGAGCCACCTCAGTTCCCAAAGCTGCGGGGCCAGGCTAGAAAATGCTCCAGAGAGTACGGGGAGATGGGTCATGGGCTCTGCACCAACTCCAGCAGCTTGATGAGTATCTGTTCCCGCTGAGGTTGTTACTGCTCTCCTAGAAATAAGATGCTTTTCTGAATCATCAAATCACCAGGCAGTGGTGTAGTGTACCATCATCAATGTATAAAACTCTGTCTTACAAGAAGTTACACTCTGTAACTTCTCCCCTTGCACTGGAAGAGTGTTCCTCTGCGAGCAGCAGAACTACGAAGGCCGATGCGCTGGACTCCCCCCTAAAGGGTAGGATGCCAGCGGGAGGGATACTGCGCTCTGTGGCGGACCACAGAGAATACGGGGGTACCATGTCAAGGTATTTCGGACTCAGTGAAAGAGCATCGATGTTTTAGgatgcagaaaacaaattttgctCTCTCCGAAGCACCGCTTTGGGAAGAGGGAGTTCCGGCTGCTTTTGGGTTGTACCTCTCTCTCTATTCTATGTAGTTTTAGACTTTATGTAGTTTCTGTCCTATAATTAGTGAAAAATTGTTGGATGGACAGCgcaaatgagaaagaaagattgGACAGCCTGTTGTTAGCCCCCGAATGTGTATTAAACTGAGAGAGAACATGACAGAGCTGTTGGCTTAAAGactgtaagaaaatgaaatatttcttccgTACCTCATGGAAACCAACAAAGATCAATTCAACCCAATGAGTTTTCCTTGAGAATCATAAAAAAGGTTCTCTCAGAAAAGATACTTCACATCTAAGAGTTAATTTTACAATTTAAATGGAtgaatttttccttcctgtgctCTGCCAAGGTTTTATATTTATCCCAGCCTCTTCCACTTCCAGACTGGTTGATCCTTACACGATATGTATGTTCTCTCTTGTCCTCATCCAAAGGGTACACTGGATTCATCCCCCGCCTCACCTGGATTAATGGTGTGAACTACATCCAGGGTGTGAAGGAAGCCATGAACGAATTTGACCGACATCAGGTAGATTATATCCACAAATCTCATTTCAAGAATATAATGTTGGTATTGATTCATCTGCAACACCAAAAGCGGTTTCATTTACAGTAATAGTATTAGAACCGGGGTCATAAgtacaagcaaaataaaatgctattaGGTAACATGTTGAAAAAATCATGAGCAATTAAATTCTGTAACTTGTTTCCTTGGGACATTAAGGGAGGATAAATGAGTTCATAAAAGGATTAAGCAAATCAATTGAGGGTTGGTTCAAGGGTGGCTATTAAAAATGTTGCTCTGAGTGCAGAAGCGCAGGATGCAACCATCTGCGCTTCCCTTACGCAATGTATCTTCTCTACCTGGATGGCAGTGCTGGATGGCTTCCTGGGCTGCTTGGGTGGATACTTCTCCCTTTTAACTGGTTGTAAGGCTTTTTCCTTTAACATAATTTGTCTTAAAGGGATCTAaatcttctttctccttcttttggGAAGGATGCAGAAATATCCCTGCTGAAAAACTATTTTGTCCCCTTGCTCTAAGACCTCCCCTACAATGCCGTGTAATCCTCCTGCACGGGGCAATGAGATCCCTCCCACGGTAGTTAAGAGTGTGCAAAGCTACACCTTTCTTCCTGCTACCGGGATGGAGGGAGATCCCGGGGATGCAGCAGCCTCACCGGCCCAGTGCCCCCGAGGGCTGATCAGCTCCGTGAAAGCGGGTTACAACGTTTTCCAGCCCTTTCTGGTCACTGGGATTCCGTGCGGTGCCTTCGTCCCAGAGCGTACGGGTCTGATGGAGAAAGACCCCGGGACTGAGGATCCCCAGCTCCGAGGAACTCGGCTGGGAAGAAATGACTCGGCAgggacagcagcagagctgacagCGCTCCTCGCAGTTCTATGCTTTGGCTGAAACATATTTCCCTGTGCCGCCTTCCTTATCCTTTCCTTCTGCCGTTAATAGGAATTGAAATGaagcaaacagaacaaaagccaGGCATTATCAAAACTAAATGTGCTCTTTGCAAAGCCTTTCTGCCCCTGATTTCTTACTGCCATGCAGTAAATCGGCGAGGGAGGTGTTTCTCCACCGCGGGATTCGGCAGAACCCGGGCTCGCAGGGGTTAGCTGCAGCACGCCAGGCACTGAAGGGCTATAagcatgctaaaaaaaaaaaaaaacaagcgTACCACATTTCTAAGATGGCTTCTGACTTCAAGCCACTAATCTTCTGCCCTAAATCTCTGTTGCCCTGGGTTACATACTGGGATGTGCCGTGGATCATTGCTTACTGCCTGCATCAGGCAAAATAACGCAATCCTCTCCCTTCAGTGCTGCGCTCCAGGAATTGCAGCGATCGCTCCATCATCAGGCACAAAAGGGTTCGATGGCCCCACGGTTTGCTCGGCTCCATGAACCCGGTCCCTTCACCACGGAGCAGGGTGTGCGCCGAGGAGGGCGGCGCAGTTTTAGTGACACCTTTAGGGGTTTTGCCGCTGCAGTGGCGCAGAGCTGCAATATCCCTCCTCCAGCGCAGCCCCTTATCTGGGCCTGACCTCGGAGCGCAGGGACAGAGCCGGGAGATGATTTacactctcccttcagttaaCGCTCCCTAAGCCTTCCTGTTCCGCCTAGCCTGGGAATTACTGGCTAATCACTGTCGGTGGGACTCgtgggaaaacaaaaccacttgAAGGGGTCAAACCAAAACACAGATGTGCAGAGTCATAGCGCAGGAGCAGCCGCGGCACGGACCCAGCTCCAGCagacactgctggctcacagtGCATCAAGTGTAGGAGCACGAGGCGTTTGGGACTTGCGGATGATGCCTGAAGGTGATGAACGCAGTCCAGTCCGTAGAGATCCTGGTGATGACGCCTCggctgggagctgctctgtgtACCTCGGGGTACGAGCTAGCAGAGGCAGCGCTGCTGCCACGAGAAAAACTTAGAGTGGAAAAAGGGGAAGATGCAATGTAGCtcctaattaaaagaaaacagaactggGAAGAGATGTGCTGTACATTAGCTTAACTATTTTCTCTAATATGGAGTCAAAGCACACGACCTGGGTAACAACAATATGGTTTAAAATTAACCGTACtgtggtgttggggtttttttgtttgtttgttttccagtttttgcTGAGAAACCCAGCTTGCAGCTTTGGCAAGAGATTTCCCCAAACATACTGGCCTAACAGAATTTACACCAGTGCTGGACTGATACCTTCCTACACGGGCTTCGTACCAGGTAAGTTTATCAGCTGAGTGAAAATGAAAGTCACTAATACTAATTACTGTCATTAAGTAGTGCTGTTCCTAGCTGTAGTGTGGTAGTCGTGAACAATTACTGAAATGTTCCACATGGGTAGTAGATTTTCTTCCAGCCTGTGCCAAGGTGCTGGAGCTGTGCCATCCCCTGCCTTTctgcaggaacagaaaaggAGCAGCCCATGGTCCTCGCTGCCAGCCGGGACTTGTGCAGAACGTTCCTCTGGTCTCCAGCCACCAACCCCCTGCTAAAGCAGAGGAGGATTGGTAACAGCGCACCGGTTACATGGGTGCGTTACCGTTTCTTTGTCAGGAAAGTGATTCTGTTCTAAAAAGCTTAAAGGCTGATAAAAAGCGAAAGGTAGATGATAAAAGCGGGtgagaaagcacaaaaaaagcCGTGAAAGGGTATTAGCCATCAAGACAGGTGGTGGCTACCCCGTAGTGCCTGCCTGATCCTTGTCAGATAATGGCATTGCTTGAAGAAAGAGGTCTAAAGAAAGTACTTTTGTGTGCGTTAAGGGGAAGCTCTGCTCATGCAGAGCGTTAAGGTATCAGGCTAAAATTTCAACAAATCAGCAATTAATATTGCTACCTCTGGCCACAGCAAAGTCAAGAGCCCACAGATCAGTAAAATGGGAAATCATGGAGATAGATAAGctagaaacaaacaaatagcTTGTACTTAATGCAATAGAGGAGGAAAATGGTAGAAGCCACAAAATAtggcagaaatgaaagcaaagagtGGGAAAATATCTTGGCAGTGTTGGACTGTAGCTGGTATCGAGACTGTATCTGTTGAGCTCCAAGGGGAGACGGTTGAGGCAGTGAATGTGGCTCTAACAAGACTTGTACCAGGGGTGGGGGAAAGCCATGCAGAAAAAGCAATGGTTAACACACGGCCAGACAGCAGGAGCTTGAGGGATGGCCTAGGGGAAAGGGTGGAACCATCTTACAGGCTGATGGAGAAAGGTGAGGCCGGATGGGCCTTCTGATGAAGAGAAATAGGTTCGTTTCGGCCTCTGTCACCACACTGCTGCTCGGGGAGAGGACAAGCGCAGCAGCTGCCGCCCCCAGCACAGGACACTCACCTGTGCCCTTCCTTGGTGCGGCAGCTCTGGGGCGTCTCACAGCAAAGCCCTGACTGCGCCGGGTGCCCGTTTCCTCCGGGAGGGCTTTGGCTGTCCCCCGCCAGCTCAAGCCCCCCCAAGAAAGGCTGTAGGCTGTTACGAACCTAAGGGTAAACTGGACTCTGGTGTTAATACTTA is a window from the Gavia stellata isolate bGavSte3 chromosome 24, bGavSte3.hap2, whole genome shotgun sequence genome containing:
- the CIMIP2A gene encoding ciliary microtubule inner protein 2A yields the protein MAAPKENSLLPPNPYYIPGYEGFVPQYNYRFGETFGKTTYRLLTDPGVRKSPRPLLAPLHKQKFIEDFSGTKPGVQGYLPGRPGYFPYEKPGAATSFPEPALGPKLPPLGPGPAEEEMMMMHADPVPRHYPSEYVPRTRLPHEYPRRISHHPASEGQEWQLPELTPACGQGKRCGPSRLSGALAGSKPPVKTEGVTLPGAAETADVEQDNRLPKLDVPNAIQQKVIPGYTGFIPRLTWINGVNYIQGVKEAMNEFDRHQFLLRNPACSFGKRFPQTYWPNRIYTSAGLIPSYTGFVPDLRHTYALTFGNGTRKAYQKEQRRRACAL